DNA sequence from the Gordonia polyisoprenivorans genome:
GCCCTCGGGTACCTCGTCTTTCAGAATGACCAGGTAGTCGTCGTCATCGAGATCAAAGATGTCGGGCGCCATCCCGACACAGATCGCGTTCGATTCGCACAGGTCGAAATCTGCCTTGATATGCATCGACTCGCTCCTCCTCAGCGTGCCCGCTGGTTGACGGGCTGTGCCAAACAGGTTAGAACGTGTTTCAGATATTGGCGAGTCCCCCACCGATCGATCCACGACGGAGTCCACCCATGCGCATTGCCTACACCGACGAGCAATCGGCGCTGCGGCGCGAGTTGCGGGCCTACTTCACCGAACTGATGACCGAGGACCGGCGGGCTGCACTCACCGGCGGTGACGGTGAACTCGGCGAGGGCGACGCCTACCGCGACGTGGTACGCCAGATGGGAGCCGACGGCTGGCTGGCACTGGGGTGGCCGACCGAGTTCGGCGGCCAGAACCGCTCGATGATGGATCAACTGATCTTCACCGACGAGGCAGCGATCGCCGGGGCGCCGGTGCCCTTCTTGACGATCAACTCGGTGGCACCGACGATCATGCACTACGGCACCGACGAGCAGAAGGCATTCTTCCTGCCGCGCATCGCCGCGGGCGAATTGCATTTCTCCATCGGCTATTCTGAGCCCGGCGCCGGCACCGACCTCGCCGGGCTGCGGACCACCGCAGTGCGCGACGGTGACGACTACGTCATCAACGGGCAGAAGATGTGGACGTCGTTGATCGCCTACGCCGACTACATCTGGCTCGCGTGTCGCACCGACCCGGCGACGCTCACCGACGAGGGGCGAGCCCGTGGACTCAAACGCCACCACGGCATCTCGGTGCTGATCGTGCCCGCCGACGCCGATGGGTTCTCCTACACCCCTGTGCACACCATGGCCGGTGTCGACACCAGCGCCACCTACTACTCCGACGTCCGGGTGCCGGTGAGTTCGCGGGTCGGCGAGGAGGGCCGGGGCTGGTCGCTGGTCACCAATCAGCTCAACAACGAACGGGTGGCACTGTGCAGCGCTGCCCCGATACAGACCGCGCTGCGGGAAACGCTGGCCTGGGCGCAGCAGACGAAAACCGGTGACGGACAGCGCCTCGTCGACACCGAGTGGGTTCGTCAGAACCTGGCGCGGGTGCACGCCAAGGTCGAGTTACTCAAGCTGCTCAACTGGAAGATCGCCTCGGCGGCCAGCTCCGGTGGCGCACCGAGCCCCGCCGACGCCTCGGCCACCAAGGTCTTCGGTACCGAATTCGCCACCGAGGCCTACCGATTGCTGATGGAGGTCGTCGGTCCGGCCGCAACCATTCGGGCGGGCAGTCCGCGAGCACACCTGCTGGGGCGCCTCGAACGGTTCCAGCGCACCTCGCTGATCCTCACCTTCGGTGGCGGTACCAACGAGGTCCAGCGCGACATCATCGCGATGACCGCCCTCGGCCTGCCCCATCAGCGACGCTGATCGCCGCCCACCCACACCGACGCGAGAGCAGCACAATGGATTTCACACTCCCCGAAGTGACCGAAGACCTGCGCGGGCTCGCCCGTGACATCACCGAGAAGGTGAGCACCGACGACCGCGTG
Encoded proteins:
- a CDS encoding acyl-CoA dehydrogenase family protein is translated as MRIAYTDEQSALRRELRAYFTELMTEDRRAALTGGDGELGEGDAYRDVVRQMGADGWLALGWPTEFGGQNRSMMDQLIFTDEAAIAGAPVPFLTINSVAPTIMHYGTDEQKAFFLPRIAAGELHFSIGYSEPGAGTDLAGLRTTAVRDGDDYVINGQKMWTSLIAYADYIWLACRTDPATLTDEGRARGLKRHHGISVLIVPADADGFSYTPVHTMAGVDTSATYYSDVRVPVSSRVGEEGRGWSLVTNQLNNERVALCSAAPIQTALRETLAWAQQTKTGDGQRLVDTEWVRQNLARVHAKVELLKLLNWKIASAASSGGAPSPADASATKVFGTEFATEAYRLLMEVVGPAATIRAGSPRAHLLGRLERFQRTSLILTFGGGTNEVQRDIIAMTALGLPHQRR
- a CDS encoding ferredoxin, coding for MHIKADFDLCESNAICVGMAPDIFDLDDDDYLVILKDEVPEGREEELRQVVANCPKSALSIEE